Proteins from one Dysgonomonas sp. HDW5A genomic window:
- the mnmA gene encoding tRNA 2-thiouridine(34) synthase MnmA, translating to MKIAALVSGGVDSSVVVHQLKEQGYDPTIFYIRIGMEDKDGYIDCPAEEDIEITTYIAKKYGCKMEVVSLHEEYWENVVSYTIEAVKRGLTPNPDIMCNKMIKFGCFEQKWGHEFDKIATGHYATTTELNGKTWLSTAKDHVKDQTYFLGQIDYLQASKLMFPIGNLLKSEVRAIAAEQGLPSALRKDSQGICFLGKVNYNDFIGRYLGERPGKIVELETGKVLGRHNGYWFHTIGQRKGLGLGGGPWFVIKKDVKRNIIYVSNGYDPETQYGKTVNLGGFSFITEDIWGDFDDKKDITFKVRHTPEFTTGTIEKIGDIYRIQSDEKIQGIAAGQFGVVYDKESKLCLGSGVIADEQAD from the coding sequence AAAATAGCAGCTCTTGTATCGGGAGGCGTTGATAGTTCGGTAGTTGTTCACCAATTGAAAGAACAAGGTTACGATCCTACCATTTTTTATATACGTATTGGTATGGAGGATAAAGACGGTTATATCGACTGTCCTGCCGAAGAGGATATAGAAATAACAACTTATATTGCTAAAAAATATGGTTGTAAAATGGAGGTTGTATCTCTCCATGAAGAGTATTGGGAAAATGTGGTGAGTTATACCATCGAAGCTGTAAAAAGAGGTTTGACACCTAATCCTGATATTATGTGTAATAAGATGATTAAGTTTGGCTGTTTCGAACAAAAATGGGGACATGAGTTCGATAAGATAGCTACAGGTCATTATGCCACCACTACCGAATTGAATGGTAAAACATGGCTTTCCACAGCAAAGGATCATGTGAAAGATCAAACTTATTTCTTGGGACAAATAGATTATCTGCAAGCATCAAAACTCATGTTTCCGATAGGTAATTTGTTGAAAAGTGAAGTTCGAGCTATTGCAGCCGAGCAAGGATTACCATCGGCTTTAAGAAAAGATAGTCAGGGAATTTGTTTTCTGGGTAAGGTCAATTACAATGACTTTATCGGCAGATACTTGGGCGAACGTCCGGGTAAAATTGTAGAACTTGAGACAGGAAAAGTTTTAGGTCGTCATAATGGTTATTGGTTCCATACCATAGGGCAGCGAAAAGGTTTAGGCTTAGGCGGAGGACCTTGGTTTGTGATCAAAAAAGATGTAAAACGAAATATAATATACGTCTCTAATGGGTATGATCCTGAGACACAATACGGAAAGACTGTAAATTTGGGAGGTTTCTCATTTATAACTGAAGATATTTGGGGCGATTTTGACGATAAAAAAGACATTACTTTTAAAGTACGTCATACGCCTGAATTTACAACAGGAACTATTGAAAAAATAGGTGATATATATCGTATTCAATCAGATGAGAAGATACAAGGTATTGCTGCCGGACAGTTTGGTGTTGTATATGATAAAGAATCGAAGTTATGCTTGGGGAGTGGCGTAATAGCCGATGAGCAGGCTGATTAA